AGCAATCAATTGTTCAAGCACTTTCCCTGAATCGATGGAACGTTCAAAGCCAAGTCTAAGCTCCCTTGCCAAAACGATCTTGTCGAGATCTGTCGTCTTGATTTCCTGAACAGCCTCTTCGACCGTCCGCTTCCATTTCTCAGGTTCGACTTCCCTCTGCATAACAAGGGAATTTGCACCCGATCCATTGCCATCCAAGCTTTCGAAAAGGAAAGCTTCCCGTTCATTTATCATATCTATGAAGAGTTTTTCTGAATCATCAGGCGAACAAAGTAAGTTTGTCGTTAAGTAAGCTTGATTCCCCACTATTGACAGCATGAAGGCAGGTATATAAAACAGGTTGTCCCCGAACTGATTCCACAGGAGCGTACTGTTAGTTTCATAATCAAAAGAAAAGCCCCCAAACAGTATAGGACCTGTCGCTTCTACATCGGTCACTCCTGTTTTGACAGCAGTATTCTGCAGTTTGATCCAGCTCTTTTCGACTTCTCTATAACGTTCGGCATTCGATGCCGCTTTGAGTTTCTTAACATTGCCTAAACCGGTGATGGTTATTTCCTTTGCAGGGTCCTCCCAGAAAAAGCGCTCACCCGCGTACCGTTCTCTTCCAGCTTGATAAAATGAAAGGGGGTTGTTGCAATTAACTTTCTTAATATGACTGAATAGAACTTGATCATTCAAGTCCTTCGCCTTTTGTATAGCTGAAGCCAGTCCCTGAAACTGTTCAGTTTCCTCTGAGATAGCCAAAAAAATCCCCCCAAATGTACATTTTAAAAGCTTTTTAACCTATTTAAAGATACACCTCCCTTGAACCTCATGTCAATAAAACGCCCCTTTACCGAACGATTCTTTCCTGCTTTTTTCCTTATTATATGAATCTTAGCGAATGTGGAGAAATATCCTTAATTCTGGAAATGCCCCATCCATGAATTCCAAATATCACCCTTGCCCACTTTTCCTGCATTTATTAGGATTACCTTTTGTGCAACAATTCAATATTTGTTATAATTTCGAGAGAACCAATAATGATTTTGAGGAGAGAAATAATGCAAACAGAATACGACGGACTTCCCCTTAAACGGACCTGGAAGATTTGGTGGGAGTTAATTCGTCCACATACACTAACCGCAGCTTTTGTCCCAGTCTTACTTGGAACTGTTATTGCACTTTTGGAAGATGGAGTGAATTGGTTATTATTCGCTGCCATGATGATTGCAAGTATCCTGATTCAAGCTGCAACCAATTTATTCAATGAATACTATGATTTCAAGAGAGGCTTGGATACGGAGGAATCCGTAGGCATTGGCGGCGGGATCGTCCGTCATGGGATGACCCCCAAACTAATCATGAACTTGGCCCTTGGCATGTATGCCATCGCCTTGATAATTGGAATCTATATCTGTGCCGCATCATCTTGGTGGCTTGCTGCAGTAGGACTGGTTTGCATGCTTGTCGGCTATCTTTATACGGGCGGCCCCCTGCCCATTTCATATACACCATTCGGGGAACTTTTTTCTGGATTGTTCATGGGCTTTTTGATAATACTGATCGCCTTTTTCATTCAAACCGGTGATGTTTCTTCAACAGCTATCTTAATTGCCATTCCAAGTGGAATATTGGTCGGATTGATCAACTTATCCAATAACCTACGTGACCATGACGGAGATAAGGCACATGGCCGCAAAACGATGCCGGTAGTCATGGGTCGGAAAAACGCCTTGACATTCATGGCAATCATGTTCGCCTTCTCTTATCTATGGATAGTTGGGCTAGTCCTTACCGGAAGCGTAACGGCGTGGATCCTCCTTGCCTTCCTAAGCATCCCGAAAGCCCTGGCCGCAATCAAAGGCTTCGTAGGTAAAACGCAGCCGATCACGATGGTGCCAGCAATGAAAGCCACGGCACAAACGAACACCTTCTTTGGCTTACTCATGGCCATTGGATTATTCATCAGCTATCTTATATAATCTCCGAGGACTGAGCTCATCGCTCAGTCCTTTTTTTCTATCATCCGTTCCATATTGTTTTCCTATACCCCGATTCGGGTAATAGATAATACAACCATTATAAAATGAGATTTAGACTTTAGAAGGAGTGAATCCGATATGGCAACGAAACAACAAACGCAAAAATTCAAAAAAGAACTGCTTCAAGAAAAAAATGAGCTAAGTAATAGAATTCAAAATGATGAACAATCCGTTCTGGAGAAAAGCCAGACCGAATCCGTAGGGGAATTATCAGCCTATGATAATCATCCTGCTGACCTAGGAACCGAACTATTCGAGATGGAACGGAATCAAGCACTCGATGAGCATGCACAATCCGAAATGGAGAAAATCGATGAAGCTTTGAAAGCCATGGAGGAAGGTTCGTATGGACATTGTAAAACCTGCAATAGGGAAATCCCCATCGAGAGGCTTGAAGCGATCCCAAGCACCCTCTACTGTGTCGAGCACGCCCCAGAACGGCCACTTTCACAAGACCGGCCTGTGGAAGAGGAAATACTGATTCCATCCAAGGGTGATCATTTTGAAAATCGTCATGGAATCAAAATGGTGGATAAAGAAGATAGCTTTGGTGAAGTTGCCAAATTCGGTACATCCGAAACACCATCCGATTACACAGGAGATCATGATAATTATAATGGCCTTTATAAAACCGAGGATGAAACGAACGGGTTTCCTGAAGACTATGAAGGATTTGCCGCAAATGATATCGAAGGAAAAAATAGAGTGAATATAACGAACAAAAAGCAAAAGGAATATGAAGTTACACTTGAAGAAGAAAATATAGAATCCAATCTTGGAGACATTCCCTATAAACAAAAAGATAGTTATATCAATGAAAAGAAATGAAAAAAAGAAGCATACATGAATGTATGCTTCCTTTTTTGTTATGACCCGTACGGGATTCGAACCCGTGTTACCGCCGTGAAAGGGCGGTGTCTTAACCGCTTGACCAACGGGCCAACTGGCGGAGAAGGAGGGATTTGAACCCTCGCGCCGCTCGCGCGACCTACACCCTTAGCAGGGGCGCCTCTTCAGCCTCTTGAGTACTTCCCCATGGCTCCGCAGGTAGGACTCGAACCTACGACCGTTCGGTTAACAGCCGAATGCTCTACCACTGAGCTACTGCGGAACAATGAATATGGTGGGCCTAAATGGACTCGAACCATCGACCTCACGCTTATCAGGCGTGCGCTCTAACCAGCTGAGCTATAGGCCCATATTTGGAGCGGGTGAAGGGAATCGAACCCTCATCATCAGCTTGGAAGGCTGAGGTTTTACCACTAAACTACACCCGCGAAATGGGGCGACTGATGGGAATCGAACCCACGAATGCCTGAACCACAATCAGGTGCGTTAACCACTTCGCCACAATCGCCGTAATTTTTTGAAATATGGTGGCTCAGGACGGAATCGAACCGCCGACACAAGGATTTTCAGTCCTTTGCTCTACCGACTGAGCTACTGAGCCACATATGTATCAAATTTAAAGAATGGCGGTCCCGACGGGAATCGAACCCGCGATCTCCTGCGTGACAGGCAGGCATGTTAACCGCTACACCACGGGACCTAATAATTGCGGGGACAGGATTTGAACCTGCGACCTTCGGGTTATGAGCCCGACGAGCTACCGGACTGCTCCACCCCGCGACGGTAATAATGAAACGATTTGCATCAAGTTTTCGTGTATATCGTTTTGTCCACATCCATTATGTAAGGGTGTTTCAAAACAACTTGCTGCTTTTTTGAAAAAATGGAGGAGGTAGAGGGATTCGAACCCCCGCGGGATTTGACTCCCCTGTCGGTTTTCAAGACCGATCCCTTCAGCCGAACTTGGGTATACCTCCATGGCTTTTGAAAAGTGAATATGGTGGACCTTGTAGGACTCGAACCTACGACCGGACGGTTATGAGCCGTCTGCTCTAACCAGCTGAGCTAAAGGTCCTTATATTTATTGGTAGCGGCGGAGGGGATCGAACCCCCGACCTCACGGGTATGAACCGTACGCTCTAGCCAGCTGAGCTACACCGCCAATATAATATAAGTATCTGATTGAAAAATGGTGGAGCCTAGCGGGATCGAACCGCTGACCTCCTGCGTGCAAGGCAGGCGCTCTCCCAGCTGAGCTAAGGCCCCATTCATTAAAAATCACGTGGTCGGGAAGACAGGATTCGAACCTGCGACCCCTTGGTCCCAAACCAAGTGCTCTACCAAGCTGAGCTACTTCCCGCAATAAAAACATGGTGCGCCCGGCGGGAGTCGAACCTACAACCTTCTGATTCGTAGTCAGATGCTCTATCCAATTGAGCTACGGGCGCATATTATGATGGTGCCGAGGACCGGAATCGAACCGGTACGGTAGTCACCTACCGCAGGATTTTAAGTCCTGTGCGTCTGCCAGTTCCGCCACCCCGGCACATACGAAAAGTGGAGCGGAAGACGGGATTCGAACCCGCGACCCCAACCTTGGCAAGGTTGTATTCTACCACTGAACTACTTCCGCATGAAAGATGCGGGTGAAGGGACTTGAACCCCCACGCCTTGCGGCGCCAGATCCTAAGTCTGGTGCGTCTGCCAATTCCGCCACACCCGCATATAAAATGGTGAGCCATGAAGGATTCGAACCTTCGACCCTCTGATTAAAAGTCAGATGCTCTACCAACTGAGCTAATGGCTCGTGCTTGTACTATCTTAAAATGGTGCCGGCAAGAGGACTTGAACCCCCAACCTACTGATTACAAGTCAGTTGCTCTACCAGTTGAGCTACACCGGCAGGTGTAAAATGGTGGAGGATGACGGGATCGAACCGCCGACCCTCTGCTTGTAAGGCAGATGCTCTCCCAGCTGAGCTAATCCTCCATATGAAACTGCTTGGCGACGTCCTACTCTCACAGGGGGAAACCCCCAACTACCATCGGCGCTGAAGAGCTTAACTGCCGTGTTCGGAATGGGAACGGGTGTGACCTCTTCGCTATCGTCACCAAACAATGTTAACATTTTTTCAAGACATATATTATTATAACGTCTTTTTGAGAAAATGCAAGAAGAAATTTTCATTCCTTCAAAACTAGATAATAAGAAGGTATTTCATTTTTTTAAAGCGTTGGTTAAGTCCTCGATCTATTAGTATCAGTCAGCTCCACATGTCGCCACGCTTCCACCTCTGACCTATCAACCTGATCATCTTTCAGGGATCTTACTAGCTTGCGCCATGGGAAATCTCATCTTGAGGGGGGCTTCATGCTTAGATGCTTTCAGCACTTATCCCGTCCGCACGTAGCTACCCAGCTATGCCTTTGGCAAGACAACTGGTACACCAGCGGTGCGTCCATCCCGGTCCTCTCGTACTAAGGACAGCTCCTCTCAAATTTCCTGCGCCCGCGACGGATAGGGACCGAACTGTCTCACGACGTTCTGAACCCAGCTCGCGTACCGCTTTAATGGGCGAACAGCCCAACCCTTGGGACCGACTACAGCCCCAGGATGCGATGAGCCGACATCGAGGTGCCAAACCTCCCCGTCGATGTGGACTCTTGGGGGAGATAAGCCTGTTATCCCCGGGGTAGCTTTTATCCGTTGAGCGATGGCCCTTCCATGCGGAACCACCGGATCACTAAGCCCGACTTTCGTCCCTGCTCGACTTGTAGGTCTCGCAGTCAAGCTCCCTTGTGCCTTTACACTCTACGAATGATTTCCAACCATTCTGAGGGAACCTTTGGGCGCCTCCGTTACTCTTTAGGAGGCGACCGCCCCAGTCAAACTGCCCACCTGACACTGTCTCCCACCCCGATAAGGGGCGCGGGTTAGAATTTCAATACAGCCAGGGTAGTATCCCACCAACGCCTCCACCGAAGCTAGCGCTCCGGCTTCTCAGGCTCCTACCTATCCTGTACAAGCTGTACCAAAATTCAATATCAGGCTGCAGTAAAGCTCCACGGGGTCTTTCCGTCCTGTCGCGGGTAACCTGCATCTTCACAGGTACTATAATTTCACCGAGTCTCTCGTTGAGACAGTGCCCAGATCGTTACACCTTTCGTGCGGGTCGGAACTTACCCGACAAGGAATTTCGCTACCTTAGGACCGTTATAGTTACGGCCGCCGTTTACTGGGGCTTCGGTTCAAAGCTTCGCTTGCGCTAACCTCTCCCCTTAACCTTCCAGCACCGGGCAGGTGTCAGCCCCTATACTTCGCCTTGCGGCTTCGCAGAGACCTGTGTTTTTGCTAAACAGTCGCCTGGGCCTATTCACTGCGGCTTTTCTGGGCTATTCACCCTAAAAAGCACCCCTTCTCCCGAAGTTACGGGGTCATTTTGCCGAGTTCCTTAACGAGAGTTCTCTCGCACACCTTAGGATTCTCTCCTCGCCTACCTGTGTCGGTTTGCGGTACGGGCACCTTACATCTCACTAGAGGCTTTTCTTGGCAGCGTGGAATCAGGAACTTCGGTACTATATTTCCCTCGCCATCACAGCTCCGCCTTAATGGAAACGGGATTTGCCTCGTTTCCGGCCTAACTGCTTGGACGCGCATATCCAACAGCGCGCTTACCCTATCCTTCTGCGTCCCCCCATCGTTCAAACGATGTATAGGTGGTACAGGAATATCAACCTGTTGTCCATCGCCTACGCCTTTCGGCCTCGGCTTAGGTCCCGACTAACCCTGAGCGGACGAGCCTTCCTCAGGAAACCTTAGGCATTCGGTGGAAGGGATTCTCACCCTTCTTTCGCTACTCATACCGGCATTCTCACTTCTAAGCGCTCCACCAGTCCTTCCGGTCTGACTTCAACGCCCTTAGAACGCTCTCCTACCATCGACACCTAATGGTGTCAATCCACAGCTTCGGTGATACGTTTAGCCCCGGTACATTTTCGGCGCGGAGTCACTCGACCAGTGAGCTATTACGCACTCTTTAAATGGTGGCTGCTTCTAAGCCAACATCCTGGTTGTCTAAGCAACTCCACATCCTTTTCCACTTAACGTATACTTTGGGACCTTAGCTGGTGGTCTGGGCTGTTTCCCTTTCGACTACGGATCTTATCACTCGCAGTCTGACTCCCAAGAATAAGTATTTGGCATTCGGAGTTTGACTGAATTCGGTAACCCGTTGGGGGCCCCTAGTCCAATCAGTGCTCTACCTCCAATACTCTCATCTTGAGGCTAGCCCTAAAGCTATTTCGGAGAGAACCAGCTATCTCCAGGTTCGATTGGAATTTCTCCGCTACCCACACCTCATCCCCGCACTTTTCAACGTGCGTGGGTTCGGGCCTCCATTCAGTGTTACCTGAACTTCACCCTGGACATGGGTAGATCACCTGGTTTCGGGTCTACGACCTCATACTCATTCGCCCTATTCAGACTCGCTTTCGCTGCGGCTCCGTCTCATCAACTTAACCTCGCATGAAATCGTAACTCGCCGGTTCATTCTACAAAAGGCACGCCATTACCCATTAACGGGCTTTGACTACTTGTAGGCACACGGTTTCAGGATCTATTTCACTCCCCTTCCGGGGTGCTTTTCACCTTTCCCTCACGGTACTGGTTCACTATCGGTCACTAGGGAGTATTTAGCCTTGGGAGATGGTCCTCCCTGCTTCCGACGGGATTTCTCGTGTCCCGCCGTACTCAGGATCCACTCAGGAGGGAACGAAGTTTCAACTACAGGGTTTTTACCTTCTTCGACGGACCTTTCCAGATCACTTCATTTACCCCGTTCCTTTGTAACTCCATGTTGAGTGTCCTACAACCCCAAGAGGCAAGCCTCTTGGTTTGGGCTAATTCCGTTTCGCTCGCCGCTACTCAGGAAATCGCGTTTGCTTTCTCTTCCTCCGGGTACTTAGATGTTTCAGTTCCCCGGGTCTGCCTTCAGTACCCTATGTATTCAGGTAAAGATACTGTTCCATTACGAACAGTGGGTTTCCCCATTCGGAAATCTCCGGATCAAAGCTTACTTACAGCTCCCCGAAGCATATCGGTGTTAGTCCCGTCCTTCATCGGCTCCTAGTGCCAAGGCATCCACCGTGCGCCCTTTCTAACTTAACCGTTAAAAAAGTCTTACAGATGCTTTGAAAAAAATTAATTGCCTTCTATCTATTATCTAGTTTTCAAGGAACAAAGCAGAAAGAATCCATCACATCGTGATGCTTCTCTTTCCTATTGAATGAATTACTCATTCAAAACTGAACAAAACAAAAGCGCTCTCGTAATTATCCTTAGAAAGGAGGTGATCCAGCCGCACCTTCCGATACGGCTACCTTGTTACGACTTCACCCCAATCATCTGTCCCACCTTAGGCGGCTGGCTCCATAAAGGTTACCTCACCGACTTCGGGTGTTACAAACTCTCGTGGTGTGACGGGCGGTGTGTACAAGGCCCGGGAACGTATTCACCGCGGCATGCTGATCCGCGATTACTAGCGATTCCGGCTTCATGCAGGCGAGTTGCAGCCTGCAATCCGAACTGAGAATGGCTTTATGGGATTCGCTTACCTTCGCAGGTTTGCAGCCCTTTGTACCATCCATTGTAGCACGTGTGTAGCCCAGGTCATAAGGGGCATGATGATTTGACGTCATCCCCACCTTCCTCCGGTTTGTCACCGGCAGTCACCTTAGAGTGCCCAACTGAATGCTGGCAACTAAGATCAAGGGTTGCGCTCGTTGCGGGACTTAACCCAACATCTCACGACACGAGCTGACGACAACCATGCACCACCTGTCACTCTGTCCCCCGAAGGGGAAAGCCCTATCTCTAGGGTTGTCAGAGGATGTCAAGACCTGGTAAGGTTCTTCGCGTTGCTTCGAATTAAACCACATGCTCCACCGCTTGTGCGGGCCCCCGTCAATTCCTTTGAGTTTCAGCCTTGCGGCCGTACTCCCCAGGCGGAGTGCTTAATGCGTTAGCTGCAGCACTAAAGGGCGGAAACCCTCTAACACTTAGCACTCATCGTTTACGGCGTGGACTACCAGGGTATCTAATCCTGTTTGCTCCCCACGCTTTCGCGCCTCAGTGTCAGTTACAGACCAGAAAGTCGCCTTCGCCACTGGTGTTCCTCCAAATCTCTACGCATTTCACCGCTACACTTGGAATTCCACTTTCCTCTTCTGCACTCAAGTTCCCCAGTTTCCAATGACCCTCCACGGTTGAGCCGTGGGCTTTCACATCAGACTTAAGGAACCACCTGCGCGCGCTTTACGCCCAATAATTCCGGACAACGCTTGCCACCTACGTATTACCGCGGCTGCTGGCACGTAGTTAGCCGTGGCTTTCTGGTTAGGTACCGTCAAGGTACCAGCAGTTACTCTGGTACTTGTTCTTCCCTAACAACAGAACTTTACGACCCGAAGGCCTTCTTCGTTCACGCGGCGTTGCTCCGTCAGACTTTCGTCCATTGCGGAAGATTCCCTACTGCTGCCTCCCGTAGGAGTCTGGGCCGTGTCTCAGTCCCAGTGTGGCCGATCACCCTCTCAGGTCGGCTACGCATCGTCGCCTTGGTGAGCCATTACCTCACCAACTAGCTAATGCGCCGCGGGCCCATCTATAAGTGACAGCGTAAACCGTCTTTCCATCTTCTCTCATGCGAGAAAAGAACGTATCCGGTATTAGCTCCGGTTTCCCGAAGTTATCCCAGTCTTATAGGCAGGTTGCCCACGTGTTACTCACCCGTCCGCCGCTAATCTCAGGGAGCAAGCTCCCATCGATTCGCTCGACTTGCATGTATTAGGCACGCCGCCAGCGTTCGTCCTGAGCCAGGATCAAACTCTCCGAAGAAATGTTTGACTTGCTCATTTGCTTTTTTGATAGTGTGTGCTCACTTAAAATTTAACGTTGGCGCTTTGTTTTGTTCAGTTTTCAAAGAGCAATTTGTTGTCGTTTCTCTCGGAAGCGACCTCTATAATGTAACACATTCTGTCACGTTTCGTCAACAACTTTTTTAAAATGTTTTTTTCAACTTGTTAGTTGTTTAAGTTGTTGTCTTAGCCACAAGAAATAATATACCATGTACTAAATATGTTTGCAATACGTTTTTTAAAACTTTTTCAAAAAAAACATTTTCACCTATTCCCTTCTATATATTCTTTACATCATCATCACACCCATTCCCTGTTTCCGGGCCAAGCTCATGTATTATCAATTATCAATAAACGAAGCATATTTCCAAAGAAACACAAATAGTCATATATAGATATCTTTTTTCCATGAGGTGAAGCAATGAATCTCGCATTAATCGGATTACTCATTTCTTACTGTATGGCCCTTTACTTATTCAGTACCGCTTTTTATGAAGCCATCAAGTTCAGCAGAGAAAAAGGCAAGGTAAATGGTACAACGTTTTTATTCAGCTTTACTTTTGCTTTGATTTTTACACGGATCACCTATTTGTTTCACCCCTATTAAATAAAAGCAGTAAGTCGGGAGACTTACTGCTTTTATACGGAAACTTGGGCTTCTTTATTTACCTTACTTTTCTTTTCATCCTTTAAGAACATCATCAAACCACCCAATATGATGGTACCTCCAAGGACCTGCGTCCAGAGTATCGGTTCATCTAATATGAAGTAAGCCAGAATTGTCGCTCCCACCGGTTCAAGTAAAATTCCCATCGAAAGCGTCGAAGTGCTTAACCACTTTAGTGACCAATTGAATAAAGAATGCCCTAATAAAGTCGGGAAAATGGCAAGCAAAACGAAATTGATCCAATCGGAAGCAGGATAAGGCGCCAATGCCTCTCCTTTGAAGATCACATATAAAAACAATGCGACAGCGCTGATTGCGTACACGACAAAAGTATATGTTATAGAAGAGATGCGTTTGCGAACATTTTGACCAAACAGTAAATAACCAGTTACCAGCGCACATGCGATAAGCGAAAGAATATCTCCCCAAAGCGCCATACCGCTGATTCTCAAATCACCCCAGCTAATGACAAGGCTGCCTGCTATCGCAATGACGCCGCTCAATATCGCCTTCATTGAAAACCTTTCTTTAAAAAACAGGTAGGCTCCGGCAAAAGCGAATAAAGGCTGGAGGGTGACAAGCACAGTTGAACTCGCGACCGATGTGTAATTAAGCGATTCAAACCATAAAATAAAATGGAAAGCCAAAAACACTCCTGCCGCAATCGAATACAGCCAATCCTTTTTTTTAATGAATTTAAGTTCATGACGGTATTTCACCAAGAAAACCGGCAGCATAAGAAGAACAGTAAATAATAAACGGTAAAAGGCGATAACACCCGATGGAGCGGTCGCCAATTTAACAAGGATGGCCGAAAACGATACGGACGCCACACCGATAGCTAACGCTACATAAGGATTCAATTTTGGCATTTGACTTAAATTCCTCCTTTCAACGGAATTACGTTTCATTGAACTCTATTCTACTATGTTAAAATTATTAGGGTAGTCTTTTTTAGAAAACCGGTATATGGCAACAGACGATCTTATTATTCGATAATAATTCGGAAGTGGTGAAACAAAATGGAATGGACATTCGACCCTCAATCGGAACTGCAAATCCTTATCAAATTGGGGATTTCAGCTCTCCTTGGACTAATTATCGGACTAGAGCGAGAAATGAAACGAAAACCCGTTGGATTAAAAACAAGCCTGGTCATTTCAATCGTCAGCTGTTTATTAACGATCGTTTCCATGGAATCCGCTTATAAGTTCCCGGGGAGCGACGACGTAAATATCACAATGGACCCCTTGCGTCTAGCGGCTCAGATCGTTTCCGGTGTCGGCTTTATCGGTGCAGGCGTCATTCTCCGGAGGGACAACAACAGCATATCCGGATTAACGACAGCCGCCATCATCTGGGGAGCGGCGGGAATCGGAATCGCCGTTGGAGCAGGATTTTTTCTCGAAGCAATAGCCGGCGTCATCCTATTGATCATTAGTGTCGAATTGGTGCCCGCAATCGTCACCTGGCTCGGACCGAAGAGGTTACGGCAAAAAGAAATCTTTCTGCAGCTGGTCGTACAAAATAAAGATGACATTGCCATTGTACTGAAAAAAATCAAAGACGAAAAAATATTCATCAAAAACCTTAGAATCAAAGATGTGGCAAATGACAACCACCTTTTGACACTTAAAGTTCTGGTCGATCATAAAGTCAGAACATCGGAAGTGTATTACACCGTCTCCAATCTCAAGGAGATTAAAAGGGTAGAGATCGAAAATACATGATAAAAAAACCATTTGACTACCCTCAAACAGTTCACTAGATAAAAGGGGTTCGGAATTAAACATTCCGAACCCCTTTTAATTTCCCACAATATTAAGAGATCGTGCCTCAACGAGTCCACTATGTTAGACCACTTTTGACCCTTGGCAAATTCCAATTGGGCATCCTCTTAAATTAATGGCTAAGTCTTGCCTGCATAAACCAATCGAAACTTCCGCAATCCTCAGGTTTTATCTCTAACATCAAAATCCAACACCATGCATATATGGACAGGTCAGTGAGAAAGTCTAGTGTTACGTGACTTCACTGTGGCCTGATCCATTATTTATTTTAGGGGTCCACTACATACATATATTTTAAATTTGCAAAATATTCAAACCGATATCCTTCTCTATACGTTTATATATAGTGAAAGGACGAACTCCGGC
The DNA window shown above is from Peribacillus sp. FSL P2-0133 and carries:
- a CDS encoding isochorismate synthase, whose amino-acid sequence is MAISEETEQFQGLASAIQKAKDLNDQVLFSHIKKVNCNNPLSFYQAGRERYAGERFFWEDPAKEITITGLGNVKKLKAASNAERYREVEKSWIKLQNTAVKTGVTDVEATGPILFGGFSFDYETNSTLLWNQFGDNLFYIPAFMLSIVGNQAYLTTNLLCSPDDSEKLFIDMINEREAFLFESLDGNGSGANSLVMQREVEPEKWKRTVEEAVQEIKTTDLDKIVLARELRLGFERSIDSGKVLEQLIAEQPLSYIFSLEAGGDCFVGATPERLIKKQGNEVFSTCLAGSMGRGKDEQEDVCLGEELLHDQKNLQEHQYVVSMISNAFDSVCEKVMVPAEPTLMKNRHIQHLYTPVRGISKEGVTIFEFVENLHPTPAMGGLPKEKAVVRIREMEDLERGFYAGPLGWVDTYGNGEFAVGIRSALIQNNEASLFAGCGVVEDSTPESEFRETGIKFNPMLSALGGNLNE
- a CDS encoding MgtC/SapB family protein, with the translated sequence MEWTFDPQSELQILIKLGISALLGLIIGLEREMKRKPVGLKTSLVISIVSCLLTIVSMESAYKFPGSDDVNITMDPLRLAAQIVSGVGFIGAGVILRRDNNSISGLTTAAIIWGAAGIGIAVGAGFFLEAIAGVILLIISVELVPAIVTWLGPKRLRQKEIFLQLVVQNKDDIAIVLKKIKDEKIFIKNLRIKDVANDNHLLTLKVLVDHKVRTSEVYYTVSNLKEIKRVEIENT
- a CDS encoding 1,4-dihydroxy-2-naphthoate polyprenyltransferase is translated as MQTEYDGLPLKRTWKIWWELIRPHTLTAAFVPVLLGTVIALLEDGVNWLLFAAMMIASILIQAATNLFNEYYDFKRGLDTEESVGIGGGIVRHGMTPKLIMNLALGMYAIALIIGIYICAASSWWLAAVGLVCMLVGYLYTGGPLPISYTPFGELFSGLFMGFLIILIAFFIQTGDVSSTAILIAIPSGILVGLINLSNNLRDHDGDKAHGRKTMPVVMGRKNALTFMAIMFAFSYLWIVGLVLTGSVTAWILLAFLSIPKALAAIKGFVGKTQPITMVPAMKATAQTNTFFGLLMAIGLFISYLI
- a CDS encoding DMT family transporter — translated: MPKLNPYVALAIGVASVSFSAILVKLATAPSGVIAFYRLLFTVLLMLPVFLVKYRHELKFIKKKDWLYSIAAGVFLAFHFILWFESLNYTSVASSTVLVTLQPLFAFAGAYLFFKERFSMKAILSGVIAIAGSLVISWGDLRISGMALWGDILSLIACALVTGYLLFGQNVRKRISSITYTFVVYAISAVALFLYVIFKGEALAPYPASDWINFVLLAIFPTLLGHSLFNWSLKWLSTSTLSMGILLEPVGATILAYFILDEPILWTQVLGGTIILGGLMMFLKDEKKSKVNKEAQVSV
- a CDS encoding TraR/DksA C4-type zinc finger protein gives rise to the protein MATKQQTQKFKKELLQEKNELSNRIQNDEQSVLEKSQTESVGELSAYDNHPADLGTELFEMERNQALDEHAQSEMEKIDEALKAMEEGSYGHCKTCNREIPIERLEAIPSTLYCVEHAPERPLSQDRPVEEEILIPSKGDHFENRHGIKMVDKEDSFGEVAKFGTSETPSDYTGDHDNYNGLYKTEDETNGFPEDYEGFAANDIEGKNRVNITNKKQKEYEVTLEEENIESNLGDIPYKQKDSYINEKK